The genomic segment ACTTCTTCACATACTCGGGAAGGCAGAACGCACCCAGATGAATATCCACATTGTAATAATTGTTCTGCAGTTTCAATGTTTTATAACGGCCATAATCGAAATCATCAATCGGATGATATTTCTTGGAGCAAAAAGCAAACGACCAGTAAGAGGAGGGGTAAATCGGCACGTGCGCCGTGTACATTTTCACGATCGGGAAAATCTGCCGCAGATTCTTATACATCTGCTTCACGGTCTCGGAATTAAAAAACGGCGATTCCGACTGCGCCACCATGATACCATCGGGACCAAGCGTGTCATGCACCTTCTGGTGGAATTTCTTCTGAAACAGCTTTCGTAGGTCGGGTTACTCATTCCGACCCCGGTCGGAATGAGTAACCCGACATTTAATTTCTTTCGCCAAATCTACTCCCGCCTCAATTCGCTCACGGGCGGCTTCAATCTGCCCGTCGGCTATCAAATCCCTTTCCCTTCATATCAAAATCTGTAGCGCATCGATGGTGATTCGGAACCTTTCCCATTATATAGAAGGTAATTATTATGCTTTTTGCTGAAAATCGACATGTTTTCGAACGCCGGAATACGGCCATTGCCCACAATAGCCCAAAAACGACGGGCCATGCCGCTCAAAACTGTGTCACATCTTCACAACTCTCTTGGGCATATTATCTTACACCGTCGGCCTTATACTTTGCCCCAACGAAACTGCGCATTTTAAAAAACGAAGAAACAAACCCAATTTGCCGAACCCCTCCCGACCACCCAACCCATTTTCCGGCAACAAATAAGCAGAAAGTGATCATGTTTTTTGGAGGGTCAAGAATTTAATCGACGAACCCAATTTACTTGGGTTTCGGGTGCCCCTCCGCTGCACATTTATCGTGCCGCGCGGTTCCTCAGACCCGCCGGAATAATATCAAGTGGAGTAGTTTCATCTGCCTTTATTTGGTTATGTCATATGGAATTCAGGCGGGAATAAAGGAGCTGCCCCAATTGAAAAGCTTCCTGCAATTTGGCTGTGTCGCGCCGCACCGGGCCGGCCTCTTTCCAGTCGGAACCGGCATAGAATATTTTGCCGCAATTTTCGATCTCAGTCCACTTGAAAAAGCCGGCAATAACTTTGCGGGCGCACTCGAATTCTCCCCGTTCACCGCCGACCAGCGCCATGGCTCCGAGCCGTTTCTTGGTCAGGATTCTTTTGAAATGATGCCCGGTCAGGCCCTCAAAATCGGGCGGGCAAAGGCAGTTGCATCTATCGATAAATGCCTTGGCCTGAGCCGAGACCGAGTCAAAATAGACCGGCGAGCCGAATAGGACGATGTCGCAATTTATCAGAGTATCATAAACAGGGTAGAGGCCGTCATGGAAAAAACAGTACTCCGGGTCGGGGCTTTTGCCGCAGGCCTGGCAGGGGATATACTGCAGGTCGTTCAGCCGCACCAGCTCATTCACCGGCCGCGCCGGCGATGATTCCGCAATGCCGCGACCGATTTCGGCCAGTAAAAATTCGGTTGAACTGTTCTTAATCGGGCTGCCGCTCAGGGTCAATATCCTGGTCATCTATCTCCTGCAATTTTTCGAGGCGGTGATACAATTCGAGCAGAGCCCCCTCGATACGATTTTTCTCATTGTATGCCGCCGTCAGCTTCTCCCAGTCCGTTTTGGGTATATTGGATTCAATATCTTCTTCGAGCCGCTCCAGAATCCTTTCATGATCTTTTATTCTGGACCCGACCGAGAGGATTTCCTTTTTCAACCGCCCCTTGGCCTGCGACTGTTTTTTGAAATCATAGTACTCACGAATTTTTTCCGGGTCGGTCGGTTTCTTCACCGGCAGTTCTTTTTCGGAATCCTTTTTTTCTTTGTAATAACTGTAATTGCCGCCAAAGACCCTGGCCGTGCCTCTCTCGATCGCAACAATTTTCTCGGCGACCCGGTCGAGGAAATACCGGTCATGGCTGACTATCAAGTAAGTACCATGATAATTCAGGAGCGCCTCCTCGAGCGCCTGGCGCGAATCTATATCGAGATGATTGGTGGGTTCGTCAAAGATGAGGAAATTGGCCGGAAGGAAAAGCAATTTGGCCAGCGCCAGTTTGGTTTTTTCGCCTCCGGAAAGGATCGATACTTTTTTGAGGACATCCTCGCCGCGGAATCCGAAACGGGCCAGGAATGTGCGCAGCCGTCCCGCTTCGGAAAGAGGATCGATCAGCCAGAGTTCATCCAGGACAGTGTTATCCGCATTCAGATCCGAAAGTTCTTGGTCAAAATAGGCGACATCGACTTTCTGCCCGATGCGGACAGACCCCTCCGGAATCTCCAATTCCCCGAGGATCGATTTAAGAACCGTTGTCTTCCCCGAACCGTTGGCGCCGATAAATCCGATCCGGTCGCCCCGGTAGAGAGTGAGATTGACATCAGCGACAACCGTATGGTGACCGTACCCGAAAGAGGCCGCCTCGATCGAGAGCACCTGGTTGTAGGATCTGTCGCCCGAATCGAACGCGATGGACATGCCGCTTTTCTGCGATTCCGGCAGTTCGATTCTTTTAATGCGCGAGAGATATTTCATCTTGGACTGCGCCTGCCTGGTTTTCTGCCCGGCCATGTTGCGGCGGATGAAATCCTCGATCCGCTTAATTTCCTCCTGCTGATGGCGATAGAGATGCTGAAGCTGGCTCTTGCGCTCTTCTCTTTCGGTCAGATATTTTTCCAGACCGTTGAAGTATTGGTCGATCTTCTTATTGGTCAGCTCCCAGACCTTGTTGATAGTATTATTCAGGAACGTACGGTCGTGGGAGACGATGATATAGGCTTTGTTCTGCCCTTTCAGATATTCCTCAAGCCAGATGGTGGAATCGATATCAAGATGGTTGGTCGGTTCATCGAGCAACAGAAAATTGCTTCGTCCGATAAGAATTCGGGCCAGGGCGGCGCGATTTTTTTCACCGCCGGAGAAGCTGGCCATCCGGCTATAGAGCCGGTTCTCGGGAAAACCGAGACCGAGCAAAACTGCCTTCAATTGAGACTCAAATTCGTACCCACCCGCGGCCTCAAAGCGATGCTGAAGCTCGCCCAATTTCTCGATCAATTTCAGCGATTGTGGCTCTCTTTCCAATTCCCTTTCGACTCTCTCCATTTCCGCTTTCAGAAGGAGCAAATCCTGTCGGGCGGCGGCGACATAGTCGAAAAGTGTCGTCGCCTCGGCGCCGGAGAATTCCTGCTCCAGATACCCGATGGTGCAATTCTTGGCCCCGGTGACATTTCCCGAGTCAGGCGTGACACGTCCCGCCATTATCTCGAAAAGGGTTGTCTTGCCGATGCCGTTCGGTCCCACCAGGCCGATACGGTCATCTTCATTAACGGAAAACGAGAGGTCATCAAAGATGACCCGATCCTCAAACTGCTTGGTGATATTTTCGCCGGCCAGGAGTGTCATTGTTCTTCGAGAGTCGGTTCTTTTTCCCGCGACAATATCATCTCCACGGCCATAAGGAGCGCTGCCGCCCAGAGGAAAATTTTCCATAGCTCCCGACCGAAACGGGTTTCGGTCACAATGGCCGCGGAAGCTCTGGCATAAGGAATCACCGTGAATTTTTCCAGACTGAGCGATTTTTTGACCTGGTCGTTAACGGCAGCCGTCAAATCTCCTTCGGAAGCGGGCACGTTGGCCGGAAAAAGATCAATAGTCCGGCGATCGTTTTTAAGCTGGTAGATTCCGGGGAAATCAATCGGGCGGCAGTCGAATATGATTTGCCCCGATTTATCGGCACCGGCGAGCGAGTATTCCTGTTCTTCCGGTGTCACCAACTGCACCGAGCCCGGTTCCACCAACCGCTCCGGCAGAGATCTGGTGATCTTTTCCCCGACATAGTTCTTCAGTTCATATGAGGAGATATCGCCGGCCAGGTATTCCATGGTGCGGATGACAAACGGTACAAAGAAAGAATGAGTGGCCAGGTCGGAATAGGCGGGAGTTATGGGAGCGGTCAGCACCATGATGCGGCCCATGCCGTGTCGTCCCTCGACCAGCGCGGGGGCACCATTGGAAAAATATGCCAGGTCGCTGTTGCCGTGGCCGTCTTTGATGGTGGGTAGAGCAAAGAATCTGAAGGTCGGCAGGTTCTCTTTTTGAGAGAAAGCAAAGGCTTTGAAAATTGGATGACCGTAGTCCAATCGCTCCAGGGTGTAATATCCGGCGCCGCTGAAATCGAGAGGGGGACGTTTGATTACGGTCAAATCGATTTTCGACCCGAATGCGCCATTGAAGTAATTGGCGTCGATATCGGCGCCCAGAATATAGAATAATCCGCCGCCGCCATCGGTGTAGTGCAATAGCTGCATGGTCTCGGCCGGACCGAGCACTTTTGTTCCAGCGATGACAACGACATCATAGTCACTCAATCGAATCGATGAGAGCTGGTCGGCGGAAACGTTTTTGACCGACCAGTACCGCGCCAGCTCTTCCGAGGGCACCAGCGCCAGACGGATCAGCCCGCCGGAAGCATCTCCGCTGACGATGAGAATATTGAACTGCTGGGGAATTTTGAAAGTAAAATAGGACCGATTGTCGGGAGAAAATCCGTCATCGCCAATCTCCACCCATCCGGAGTGAAAGCCGGCGGTGGGCACGGCGTGCCGGAATGTCACTGTTTGTTTTCCCTTTGGCTCCAGCCGGAATTCGGACTGCATTACGCGGGTGCCATCGACAAAGAGCGAGGCCAGCTGTTCGGTTTTGGTGCGATCGTCATAATTTTCGATTTCCGTCCTGACCGTGAAATCATTGCCCGCTTCAATTAGCTGGCCGCCCAGGTCGGCGTTGATCACGCCGCAATTCCCATCGGTTTCGAGCGGGAGATCCACGAAATAGATGGTTACGCCCTGCGGGGCACTGTCGGGCTGTTCCGGCAGGGAATTGATCTGGAAATCAGTAACAAGGTATAATTCCTTATTCAGGTTCCTTGCTTTGGTCAATAGCTCTGCCGCCTTTTTAAAAGCCCCGGATAATTCACTTCTCTCAAACCCCGGTTTTAAATCAGTGAGAATGCGGGAGGCCACCTCACGGTTGAAGAATTGCTCCCCGGCCGGGAAATAGGTCTGCCGGTCGAAGGGGATTAGAATTACCTCATCAGATTGGCCGAAATTTTTCAAAATTTCTGCGACCTTATTTTTGGCTAGGTCAAACAGCTGTCCATCCTTGACCTGCCGTTGCATCGAGGCGGAACGATCAAGCAGGATCGCCGATGAAACTCCGGCATGCGAGCCGATATAACCACCCCTGGTGGCCGGGCGGGCGAAAGCCAGCACTGCCGCCAGAATGATGAGCATGCGCAGAACCAATAAAAGCAATTGCCGGATTTTTATCCGGCGTACCTGACGTTTCTGCATCTCTTTGAGGTGCTTAAGAGATGAGAACGGTACAATCTTCACACGCCGTTTGGAGAATAGGTGAATCAGAAGGGGGATAAGCGCGGCGGCCGCGGCGATAAGGACGGCGGAATTCAGAAAATTGAACATAGGGAAAACAAAATGCTGTTAATTACTGTATGGCTTATCGATATATTTCATGCACAGTTCACGCTGGTATACCGCCAGAGGATTTTTCAATCCCTCCTGATAATACTCGATAGCCCGCCGGCGGTCTTTCTTGAGATCGTACAGATTTCCCAGGGCAAGCACGGCCTCGCCACGATAGTACGTTCTTTGCTCCGTAAAAAGGGCTGACTCAAGAAATTGGGCGCCATTATCATATTCTTTGAGGCCGAGATAAGCCAGTCCCGCCCGGAGTTTTTGAGCGGGGTCATCGGGGGCCTTGTTAACCAGATCCAGAGCCCAAGTGAGGGCATCGGAATAGTACCGATTGGCGAGTGTCGAATCGTAATTTTTCCCCCGGGCGCCGAGCATCTTCCCCAGGAAGAGGAGGAATTCAATCTTTCCGGGAATCGATTTCTCCATGCTGTAATAATTCTGAGCGGTCTTGACAGCGCCGGCTGTGTCGCCCCGAACGGCCATGATTCTCGCCTGCAGAAGCCGGGCGGTGGCATAGGTGGTGTCAATGGTGCAAACCGAATCGAATGCTTTCCAGGACTGATCGTATCGCCCGTCGATAAGAAGAAGAATCCCCAATATCTGGAAATAGACCGCGCGGGCGGAATCAATGGCGATCAATCTGCGGTACCCTTCCTCCGCCTGATAATAATGGCCGTATTGATAATAGGTCAGAGCCAGTTTTTTCCAAGTATCGGCCGAATCAGCGCGTGTCTGATCGTACTTGGTCATTTCCTGATAATATTCAATTTGCCTGTCGAATTGGAAAATCGCTCCGGCCCGATTGGCGTAGAAGTCAAAGATCGCCCGGTTCAGCGACAATGTGTCGATATAATGCCGCCATAATGATTGAAGAGAATCAATCGGTCGGCCATAAATCTCCTCCATAACAGGAGGTATCGTCAGGTCATCGGACCTCTCATAAAGCGATTTGACCTTGCCGATCCCATAAGTGTCGGCCAGATATTTCACAAAGGAAGCGGCCGTGACCTCCGCGGCGTGCGGGTCGGCGGTCAGATATCCCGAGGTGGTCAATATCTTTTTTATCTCGGGAAGATTACTCTGGGCTTTGATTTTTCTTATTTCATACAGGGAAAAATCGAAATAACCGGCCAAACCCTCTACCAGGAAAGGCGGG from the Candidatus Zixiibacteriota bacterium genome contains:
- a CDS encoding flavodoxin family protein, with translation MTRILTLSGSPIKNSSTEFLLAEIGRGIAESSPARPVNELVRLNDLQYIPCQACGKSPDPEYCFFHDGLYPVYDTLINCDIVLFGSPVYFDSVSAQAKAFIDRCNCLCPPDFEGLTGHHFKRILTKKRLGAMALVGGERGEFECARKVIAGFFKWTEIENCGKIFYAGSDWKEAGPVRRDTAKLQEAFQLGQLLYSRLNSI
- a CDS encoding ATP-binding cassette domain-containing protein, with amino-acid sequence MENFPLGGSAPYGRGDDIVAGKRTDSRRTMTLLAGENITKQFEDRVIFDDLSFSVNEDDRIGLVGPNGIGKTTLFEIMAGRVTPDSGNVTGAKNCTIGYLEQEFSGAEATTLFDYVAAARQDLLLLKAEMERVERELEREPQSLKLIEKLGELQHRFEAAGGYEFESQLKAVLLGLGFPENRLYSRMASFSGGEKNRAALARILIGRSNFLLLDEPTNHLDIDSTIWLEEYLKGQNKAYIIVSHDRTFLNNTINKVWELTNKKIDQYFNGLEKYLTEREERKSQLQHLYRHQQEEIKRIEDFIRRNMAGQKTRQAQSKMKYLSRIKRIELPESQKSGMSIAFDSGDRSYNQVLSIEAASFGYGHHTVVADVNLTLYRGDRIGFIGANGSGKTTVLKSILGELEIPEGSVRIGQKVDVAYFDQELSDLNADNTVLDELWLIDPLSEAGRLRTFLARFGFRGEDVLKKVSILSGGEKTKLALAKLLFLPANFLIFDEPTNHLDIDSRQALEEALLNYHGTYLIVSHDRYFLDRVAEKIVAIERGTARVFGGNYSYYKEKKDSEKELPVKKPTDPEKIREYYDFKKQSQAKGRLKKEILSVGSRIKDHERILERLEEDIESNIPKTDWEKLTAAYNEKNRIEGALLELYHRLEKLQEIDDQDIDPERQPD
- a CDS encoding VWA domain-containing protein, yielding MFNFLNSAVLIAAAAALIPLLIHLFSKRRVKIVPFSSLKHLKEMQKRQVRRIKIRQLLLLVLRMLIILAAVLAFARPATRGGYIGSHAGVSSAILLDRSASMQRQVKDGQLFDLAKNKVAEILKNFGQSDEVILIPFDRQTYFPAGEQFFNREVASRILTDLKPGFERSELSGAFKKAAELLTKARNLNKELYLVTDFQINSLPEQPDSAPQGVTIYFVDLPLETDGNCGVINADLGGQLIEAGNDFTVRTEIENYDDRTKTEQLASLFVDGTRVMQSEFRLEPKGKQTVTFRHAVPTAGFHSGWVEIGDDGFSPDNRSYFTFKIPQQFNILIVSGDASGGLIRLALVPSEELARYWSVKNVSADQLSSIRLSDYDVVVIAGTKVLGPAETMQLLHYTDGGGGLFYILGADIDANYFNGAFGSKIDLTVIKRPPLDFSGAGYYTLERLDYGHPIFKAFAFSQKENLPTFRFFALPTIKDGHGNSDLAYFSNGAPALVEGRHGMGRIMVLTAPITPAYSDLATHSFFVPFVIRTMEYLAGDISSYELKNYVGEKITRSLPERLVEPGSVQLVTPEEQEYSLAGADKSGQIIFDCRPIDFPGIYQLKNDRRTIDLFPANVPASEGDLTAAVNDQVKKSLSLEKFTVIPYARASAAIVTETRFGRELWKIFLWAAALLMAVEMILSREKEPTLEEQ